A genomic region of Christiangramia sp. OXR-203 contains the following coding sequences:
- a CDS encoding DinB family protein, which translates to MKERTEKLIQKLSETFEGDPWFGQSLMRKLENVPYIIGYKTCIPKSHSVAEIVAHLICWKKFVYEKLKNNEDFDISIDSEMDWPEIKIHSKEEWEELKRNLVAAQCRIYEALHEKPDDSYLSTKVSGRDYDMEYLILGILQHDIYHLGQIGLIESQLNKTESDSGVFKA; encoded by the coding sequence ATGAAAGAAAGAACCGAGAAATTAATTCAGAAACTATCCGAAACATTTGAGGGAGACCCATGGTTTGGGCAATCCCTGATGCGAAAACTGGAGAATGTACCCTACATCATCGGTTATAAAACCTGTATTCCTAAATCACATAGCGTCGCTGAGATTGTCGCCCATCTAATTTGCTGGAAGAAATTTGTGTACGAAAAACTAAAGAATAATGAAGATTTTGATATTTCCATAGATTCTGAAATGGACTGGCCAGAGATTAAGATCCATAGCAAGGAAGAATGGGAAGAACTAAAAAGGAATCTGGTTGCAGCACAATGTCGCATTTATGAAGCATTACACGAAAAACCTGATGATTCTTATCTCTCTACTAAGGTAAGCGGTCGTGATTATGATATGGAATACCTTATTCTGGGAATCCTTCAGCATGATATTTATCATCTTGGACAAATAGGTTTGATAGAAAGTCAGTTAAATAAAACCGAATCAGATAGCGGTGTATTTAAAGCATAA